TGCAATTATTTTGGCCTGCAGCACAATGCAAAAGAATAAAGACATTTTCCAATTTCATTGTGTGACAGTTCAAAACGGTTGTTTTAGTCAAAatgatgcaaaataaaattttaGTACAGGAGCCAATTTTCAATGTTGTAACTTTCTGGTTTATTCCTgttaattcccatggaaatttTGCAACCATGAAAATTCTCTTAATTTTGCAACCATCAGAGCGACTGATAGGAAATGATGAGCGTGAGCTCAGAACGGAAAGCAAAAGCATCAAATTTGCAAATCCCCTGCACATGACACAGTCGCCAGTCTCTCTTCTGAGAACAAATCCAACACTGTTTGTTATTGCTGAAGTCCAGATTGCGTTCTATCCTCGATGACCGGTGACCAGTCCATCCAGCCTGTGGGTTAAAACCTGGTACGGGAATTTTTGTCATAAATCTTTgccagattgttttttttttttttccttcttcttaagAAAAGTCATCTTCTCCATGTTTGATAATAAATATGCGagggaaaaataaaagatgaatggAAATACTGAAACCCAACACACTTGTATGGGTTTTTAGGACTGGTGGCTCAAAACCAGCAGGAATCCTCTGGGTCAGGGGGAACAACTTGAAACACACAAGACTGGGCTCTTTTTGACATCCACTGGGCCCCGTAGCTCACGTCCCGAGTGGAGAGGGGGTTGCGGTGGCATGGAGGGAGGGCCACGTACAGCTGTTGTGAGTAGGGATGCGGTGAAAAGGGGGAGGAGGCCTTTTCGGGAAGGTCTCACACCAGAGTTCCAGGTTTGGCCTTGTCGCGTCGGTACCACTGCACATCCGCCAGCTCGGAACAGGATGGGCCGCCCAGGAAGCAGCTGTCAGTGAACGACCTAACGTAATGAGGAAATGGGCATcagaaaatcaacaacaaaacgggGGTTAGGTGTTCTCAGTGGCCACAGCAGCAGCCCCGTTTGCCAAAAACGTATTGCAAGACGGAGGAAATACAGTGAATATTGAAAAGTAATGTGCCGGTGGATTTGGGCCAAATGGAGCCGGCTGCCCTGGCCAAGTGGGACAAAACCtcacaaaaaaactttttatggCCATTTTGATCAAATAAACACTGCTTCATCCTAGGGAGCGGGACGTTATGACACCTGGAATGATCTGTGATGTGAAAGGGGCTACGGTCTCCTTTACAGTGGACACCTCTTTGTTAGTGAGTCAACATAAAGCGTGAGAAATTTGAAAGCAGATTAGTGAATAAGTACAGGTTGAAGCCAGAAAGAGAGAAGCGCTACCACCAGCACAAAGAATGCATAGCTCGGGTTGGGAGTTCTTGGACTAGGGACAGTACCTCTAGACACCAGAGCTGGGCTGAAGAGGAGACCGACAGAGGTCCTCAGTGGGAGAGCTGTCAGCTGTGCCTCTAAAGCAGaagacagcacacacacacacccacccacacacacacaagggaaGCTGTGTTAGTGTAGAGCAGGGAGAGCCGTGAGGAGGAGCAAAGTTAGGCTGCAGAGTGAATCAAATTGTGAAGCCAAAGAGCAGCAATGCGAGACAAAGGAGTAGCAGCGTGAAACATGCTGAGCGCGTCACGGGGGTCTCACCCGCTCTGCCAGTTCAGAATGTGCTGCGGACTGCAGGGGGGCGTGGCTGCATGCTCGCTGGAGGGCGTCATACTCCTCTGGCTGTGTGGGGACGCGACTACGAGGGGAAAATGACCCTCGGTTAGGAACATCGATAACACTGCCACATATTTAACACTTAGCTCCTCTCATCATCACGCGTACATCAGTCACCATTAAGTCACAGACACTAGAATTGAACTTAAGGATGGTGAACAAAAATAACTCGTGCGCGCCTTTTAtgttaaataaaagcaaataaataaaaatccttTCTTATTCGATAACACACAGAAACAACGGGATAATCAGTAAAATATTCggtttgaaaaatatttgatagctGTAGCACTCGTTCACTTTATTCAGAGAAGCAGCAATGAATTGACAAcaaatcgattatcaaattgaTTGGCAGTTATTTTCGTAATTGAGTGACAAACCCCCCCCACAAAAGAACGTGTAGTCTTTAATCAACCCAAGAAATATGTTTTTGGAAAGTAGAAGGAAGCCGGAGAGCGTACCTGAGGAAAAGTCAGGCAACCGGCAtactattattataattatgaaATGAGCACGAGTAAAGGATGAGCACCTGGTGAGCCTTTGGCGAGGGTTCCCACCCTGCTGCCCCGCCCGTGTCCTAGCGTGCCTTGCTGTGACCCTGTTTCAGATGAGGTGGACCCCGAATGGGAGTGACTCCTCTCCTTCAGGCTCCCGGACGACCTCTGGTACCAGCAGCGCAGCTCTTCCGAAACAGCCGCCCTCCCACTTCCTCCGCTGCTCCCCTCTCGCCCCAGCGATGGAGTCCGTACGATTTGCGAGCGGGACGGCGTGAGTCGCCCGCCGCCCTCGCcgccctcctcccctccccagGCCTCCTTGTAGAGTCCCCCGGCCGTGTAGGAGCTGGAGGTCTTGAACTGGGCCTTCACGCTGTAGTGGCCCTCCTGGTCGCTCTCCAGGCTGCGCACCACCACCGGGTTGGGGCTGCCCTCCACGTACAGCGGGTACTCTTTAATGCGGTACTGGGAGGACGGCTGGCTCTGGCTATGGAGGTAGACGCCGTGGTGTCCACCGCCGATACCGCCGCCGCCCGAACCGCTAACCGAGCCGTTCTTAGCTGCCAGGTTTGGCATTGAGCCAGAGTTGGACGACCCCAGGTGACCAGCGGACCTGAAGGGAATACGTGGATCAATCACAGCGAAGGGAAAAGCTACAAAAATAACTTTCCCAACATCTAGAAAGCTGTTTGAGCATGTATATAGTCTGTCCCCTTGGTAGCCTTCTGTTCGTCTTACCtgtgccgctgccgctgcctgGCTTTGGAGGGAGAGTCCTCCCCGAGGGTTGAGTAGTTGGGGTTGCTACTGGGCGCCAAGGTCCCGCCGGCGGGGTAGAAGTGCTCGGAGCTGCTCTGGCTGGTGCAGGAGGAACAGTCGTCCAGCGGGTCGGCGCCATTGGAACTGCGTGTTGGGCCCAGGAAAAAGTCCGGGCTTCCCAGCGTGCCCAGGGCGTGCGGGTGCGTATCTGGGTCCGATATCAGGAGCTTTCCCTGGGATTCCAGACTGGAGCTGCGGTTCCTAAAGTGCTGAGCGAGACTGTGCAGACGTGTGGGACTGATGTCCACTGACCTGTGGGGCACACAAACAACACTTTGGGTTAATATTTGGGATTCTTAGACATTAGAGGAAAAACAGTTGTCAAAGACCCCCCACCATCAAAACACCGATTACCATGCGTTCCACAAGGTTCCCTCACGTCAGATCTTTTAATTGGCCCAAAGAGACAGAGGTTAAGATGTCAAGAACAGACCTGGTGGAATGCACATAGTGTGGCGTACGGTTCCTCAGGTCCGGTGTGGACGGCATGCTGGACTGAGAGTTCCACTGAGGGAGGCTCCTGATGGGGCTGCTTTGCAGAGAGTTGCTACCTCCTGCTTCTGTGCTGCCAGAGCTCGGGAATCTTCTGTGACTATAGAGAAATGGTATTATTTGAATGAATTGTACACAAAATACTTTAACAGGCATCATCATCTGGGGTCCCATGCCGTGACCTTTTTCTTTTGgaaaatatgtgccttggcttAAGTGTTGCAAAACACCGGGCGAGTCCTGACTCCTACCTCGAGTGAGACGAGCGCTTCTTGACTTTTTCATACGGCTCATCAAGCGATGACTCGCTCCACATTTTGGGCTTGATGGGCGATTTGTCGTAGTCGGCGCGGCCGAAGTGCAGGTGCCGCAACCCGTCTAGGGACTGCGGGGGCGGGGGACGACTGTGAGATGGCGGGCGCGGGGGGAGACCTTTGTGGGGTGACGCCATTGGTGAGAAGTTGGGGGTCCCGGTCAGTTGGGAGTCTTCATCGTCCAGGACCAGAGCATCAGACAACGAGCTGTCTTCAGAGCCCAGGTTGGCCTCTACAGGACCCAAGAAGAACAGGGGGTGCACAGAGTAAGCCAAAATGTGTCTGTGGTTAGCCTTCAATCATGCAACAGTAAAGATTTGGACACATTTTTTTATGTCATTTTTAATGACAAATAGGTTATGGCAGATTTTTGTTCAacattttgtcactttattGCTGAAGCTAAGAAACAAAACGTCATGATTTTTCATTTGGTTGGTCATCTGATTTGGTTAATGATTTTTCAAACAAACGTTTTGTTCTTTTGGCTTTTCAGTTGAGCCGCTTTTATGGTCATATATTTGCCATCtttttatgaataacaatccTATATAATTtaagaaaacattttaaaaagcatttgTTATTCTCATTTTCCTCATATAATGTTCCATGGTCAGGGTTTTGACTTTGTGATTTCGTCAGATTTTGTTCTggatatttattatttcttttgcagCACTTACAAGCCACGACACAATGAAATACTATCATGGGACCACAAATACTGACGGTACCTTCAATTATAAGCGACGCCCTCTGCGTAGGTTTCTTGCCAGAGCGAATCCGATATTCATTGATGGAATTCTCGATCTCTTGTAGCTTCTTAAGCGCGTTGAGATAAGATGTCTTCCTCTGCTTCTTCAGCTTCTTGCTGCTCACGTGTGGGTCACTGGCCAGGCGCCGGGCGGCCTCGGTAATCTGCGACTGAATGGCGAACTCCCGCTCCAGCCGCTCCAGTTCTTCTTCCTGGGACGAGCATATGCAAGGATATGATGACAACACCGGCAAGATTAGCTAGTTACATATTTTTGATCCAAACACAACAAGCTTAGTTTGCAGATGCCGTAATTCTCCCTTACTCTACGTATACATATAATGGCTGCCAGAGAAAGCAAGGTGCAGATTTTCTCACCGCTGAATCGTCTCTATGGAAACATGAGGCCCTCCAATAATAACAAGGCTGTCtttctcctcatttctgctggGATTTGTCAAGCAGGGATCACCAAGTCAAACATCTCAATCCTACTTGAAGCTAAATATAGTATCAAAGGTAATGCAACTAGGTGTATTTGGCagctaaaatgaaataaaaaagttgAAAAAGCGCACCGCTTGCTGTAATTCTTGATCCTTTGGGTATTTTGACAAAACAGTTGAAGTGTGTTATGAATTGCCCCAAATCTTCATAATATGGAAATCATTCACCTCTCCCTTCGGAAGAATCTTCTGCTCATCCAGTTTGAAGGCAGTACCAATCTTTCGCCTCACTGTGGGCGCTTCCTCGCCTGGGTCGAGAGGGTATTCCTTGGGAAGTTTTCCTGTCAGCTCCTGCAGATTGAAAGTAGAATGAGGCTCCAAATGAAGATTCAGAAGAGAagggatttttgttttcaaagtctTGGCATACAGCCTCTCTGATACAGATGTTCTTGAGCTCCTCAAGCCTCTGCCTCAGCGtttcctccagagcttcctggCGGGCCCTCAGCGCAGCCAACATGTCCTTCTTGGCAGTTTGGGAGCTGTCTGATTCCTGAGAGCCTGCAAAACAATCCGAGCCGTTGAGTGTCAAGAGCGTGTTGGTATCCTGCTGTTTGCTTGTGGGGTCTTGGCTGGCCGGGAGAAATAAGGAGAGATTGTCCATGCACCTGCACAAGCCTGCCAGGATGTTTACAGGGAAGTGAGTGGAACATTTCGATAAGGAAGTTGTTTGTTTCAAGGAAAAAGGGGGGCAGTGCAGAGGACAAAGTTGGTGACGCACATTCTCTGGGGGGCCAGAGATGGTGCCAGTCTTGTTTGTAACACGCCTTTAAATTTAAGACAATCTGctcacacacacgaacacacacgcacacgcgcacacacacacaaacacacacacaaacacacaaacgcacgcacacacacgctgtcGCCCTCTCCTTGGGAAGACAGAAACAACGCAAGAAAGACTCACCCGCTGAGAAAGctgtggcagaaaaaaaaacacatgactTTAATTCACTCAAGGTTGGATTGTTGGCTATTCTTACAATGGCTTTGAAAGACACAATTCGAAGCAATGGTCTTCAGGATGGTAGACTGCCCTACTATAAAGAGAACAGTGTCTGTTGTTGGCATGGCAACCATGTATCAGCTACTTTGGTCTGTAATGTTATTAAAACTAACTGGACCGTAGCGTTGGGCTCATGTTACTGTTGAGAGACCATTTTGCTCCAAAGCAGAGATTCTGCTGTATTCATTGGAGGGACTTCCCAGGTTCTGATCGAGTCACTTTGTAGAGAGAACCATAGATAAATAAACATATGCACTTGTGCTGTGGAAATtattataccgtattttccggactataaggcgcacctaaaaacctaaaatcttctcaaaagccgacagtgcgccttatagtccagtgcgccttatacatggactaaattcctaaattcaaactggcccgaagcattgtgtcatcaaatcaagcataagtggcctgctgaagactatgaatcatgaatcaaaaagactatggatcattattttgtgattataaagtcatttgttgcatctgaagttgaaataaaaaagataaaatggagaatgatttgatttggattaaaaatctgacatgatgcattaatggtgcgctttatagtccggtgcgccttatataaggattaagttttaaaatgggccattcatcgaaggtgcgccttatagtccggtgcgccttataatccggaaaatacggtaatagtttttgaataactctgaatgttacgtcagggcccttctcagctcttcgtttgtgtttatgtcatgttaacatatcgtttagcctgttattgctcgttcatgtctgttcttggtgttggattttgtcgaataaatttcccccaaaatgcgacttatactccggagccacttatatatgttttttttcacgttattgtgcattttctggctaatgcgacctatattccggagcaacttttagtccgaaaaatacggtacataaaaaaaaaagttgaatatcacattcaagaggaagaggtgggAGACAGACAGACGCTCTGCTCTGTCTTGTGCTAATTATCGCGTCACACAACACACTTGTTCAGAACATGTCCGCATTGTTTAAAAATGCCATTGAAAAGCTGACCTGATAAACTTCACATTCCGATAAACTCTAAATTTAGAGCTCTGGAGCTCAAGTGTGTGCCAGACGCAGGGCGGAGGAGGGTAAATACTGAAAGGCACATTAACATGCAATCACAGCTCAGCTAGCGAACGTCACGCCATTCAACAGCATTGTTGTGTTGTCCGTTTTTGAGGACATACCTTGCACAACCGCTTCCTTAAACCACACATTGCTTTGGAGACACAGAAACTAAACTTGTTGCCAAGACATGGATATGCATCCACTGTGCGTGTAGCTCCACGTGGGGTCATTGTTTACTTCATATTACTGTTTATGCCTTCAACGTTTAAGCAAACATAGAACAGGAAACAATCGAGTGGCTGCTGTCACAAACATTTTTCGCTATCTGATAGCGATAATATCAGCTGCTCATCGTAATATTACAATTATCGATCACATTTATATAATCATGCAGCCTTATGTAGTGCAATggctgtaataataataataatgacaataataataacaatgacaaataataaataatagtttAATGAATAAAAAGACACAACTAGTGACCTGGC
The window above is part of the Syngnathus typhle isolate RoL2023-S1 ecotype Sweden linkage group LG7, RoL_Styp_1.0, whole genome shotgun sequence genome. Proteins encoded here:
- the frmd4a gene encoding FERM domain-containing protein 4A isoform X6, encoding MLVQGAVTPGRTRRLMLKLPVGTLRRNSGERMTEGRRCQVHLLDDRKLELLVQPKLMAKDLLDLVASHFNLKEKEYFGIAYTDETGHFSWLQLDRRVLEHEFPKKSGPIVLYFCVRFYIESISYLKDNATIELFFLNAKSIIYKELIEVDSDVVFELASYILQEAKSDFTSNEATRSDLKKLPALPTQALKEHPSLAYCEERVIEHYKKLNGQSRGQAIVNYMSIVESLPTYGVHYYAVKDKQGIPWWLGLSYKGIFQYDHQDKVKPRKVFQWRQLENLYFREKKFSVEVHDPRSRASVTRRTFGHSGIAVHTWYACPALIKSIWAMAISQHQFYLDRKQSKSKIHAARSLSEIAIDLTETGTLKISKLANMGSKGKIISGSSGSLLSSGSQESDSSQTAKKDMLAALRARQEALEETLRQRLEELKNICIREAELTGKLPKEYPLDPGEEAPTVRRKIGTAFKLDEQKILPKGEEEELERLEREFAIQSQITEAARRLASDPHVSSKKLKKQRKTSYLNALKKLQEIENSINEYRIRSGKKPTQRASLIIEEANLGSEDSSLSDALVLDDEDSQLTGTPNFSPMASPHKGLPPRPPSHSRPPPPQSLDGLRHLHFGRADYDKSPIKPKMWSESSLDEPYEKVKKRSSHSSHRRFPSSGSTEAGGSNSLQSSPIRSLPQWNSQSSMPSTPDLRNRTPHYVHSTRSVDISPTRLHSLAQHFRNRSSSLESQGKLLISDPDTHPHALGTLGSPDFFLGPTRSSNGADPLDDCSSCTSQSSSEHFYPAGGTLAPSSNPNYSTLGEDSPSKARQRQRHRSAGHLGSSNSGSMPNLAAKNGSVSGSGGGGIGGGHHGVYLHSQSQPSSQYRIKEYPLYVEGSPNPVVVRSLESDQEGHYSVKAQFKTSSSYTAGGLYKEAWGGEEGGEGGGRLTPSRSQIVRTPSLGREGSSGGSGRAAVSEELRCWYQRSSGSLKERSHSHSGSTSSETGSQQGTLGHGRGSRVGTLAKGSPGAHPLLVLIS